A single Crateriforma conspicua DNA region contains:
- a CDS encoding SDR family oxidoreductase has product MTFQVDGKVVLITGANRGIGRVILNEAIARGAAKVYAAVRRPESLDELVQQHGDRVVPVALDLSKPETIEAAAKTASDVDLVVNNAGVLKNATPLADDVVDCWLYESNINVVGLIRMAKAFAPVLKANGGGAFVQLNSVASMQSFTDFCTYAASKAASYLYTQALRDELSQQETAVVSVHPGPIDTDMAHDAGLQDMTEPPQVVADAIFDALAEGRFHAFPDKMARQTAEAYGGYIDAVVGDASLPAKA; this is encoded by the coding sequence ATGACATTTCAAGTCGACGGCAAAGTTGTATTGATCACCGGTGCCAATCGGGGGATCGGTCGAGTCATTTTGAACGAAGCGATCGCGCGTGGCGCGGCCAAGGTTTACGCGGCGGTGCGACGGCCGGAATCGCTCGATGAATTGGTCCAGCAGCACGGCGACCGAGTGGTCCCCGTCGCATTGGACCTGTCCAAGCCGGAAACGATCGAAGCGGCGGCCAAGACCGCCAGCGACGTCGACTTGGTCGTCAACAATGCCGGCGTGCTGAAGAATGCGACGCCGCTGGCTGACGACGTGGTCGATTGTTGGCTGTACGAATCCAATATCAACGTGGTCGGACTGATCCGAATGGCCAAAGCGTTTGCGCCGGTCTTGAAAGCCAACGGTGGCGGTGCGTTCGTTCAATTGAACAGCGTCGCGTCGATGCAATCGTTCACCGATTTTTGCACTTATGCGGCGTCCAAAGCGGCCAGCTATCTGTACACCCAAGCGTTGCGTGACGAGTTGTCCCAGCAGGAAACCGCAGTGGTCAGCGTGCATCCCGGTCCCATCGATACTGACATGGCTCACGATGCCGGGCTACAGGATATGACTGAGCCGCCGCAGGTGGTGGCCGACGCGATTTTCGATGCCTTGGCCGAAGGACGCTTTCACGCCTTTCCCGACAAGATGGCTCGGCAAACCGCCGAGGCTTATGGTGGATACATCGACGCGGTGGTCGGTGACGCGTCGCTGCCCGCAAAGGCTTGA